From Microcoleus sp. FACHB-672:
AGTAAATAGCTAGGGCTGGTGGACTGCACCAATTGCAAGGCTTGAGCCAGCCGATGCCGGTTAATGCGGTTGCCCTGTACGTGAAGCATGGATGCTTGAGTCATGGCTGCCAAAACTTTGTGAATTGATTGCACGGTTAAGTCGGCACCGGCAGACAATGCAGAGCTTGGCAAGTCGGGGTGAAAGGCAAAATGAGGGCCGTGAGCTTCGTCTACCAAAAGGGGGATACCATGCTGGTGCGCCAGCTCTGCGATTGCCGGCAAATCACCACAAACACCTTGGTAAGTCGGGTAAAGCATCATCACTGCTTTGGCGTCTGGATGCGCTGCTAAGGCGTCGGCAACAGATGCCGGTGTGATGCTGTGGGCGAGATCCCAAGCCGGGTCATATTCAGGGTTGACAAAAATGGGGATCGCGCCGGAGAGAATCAGTCCTGAAATGGCAGAGCGGTGGGCGTTTCGAGGCAGAATAATTTTGTCGCCGACACCACAAGTCGCCAAGATGGATGCGATGATGCCGGCAGTCGAACCATTGACAAGAAACCAAGTTTGTGCAGCGCCAAAAGCCGCTGTGGCGAGTTGCTGTGCTTCTGCGATCACGCCTTCTGGGGCAAACAAATTATCGAGTTCTGGCAGTTCCGGCAAATCCGCTTGAAACACCGGCAACCCCAGCAAATCTGTCAGTCGCTGGGGCGTTCCTTGTCCCCGTTTGTGCCCAGGTGCGTAAAAGGGAGCGTCAGGCTTGCCGGCACAGGTTTGCAGGGCGGAAAGAAGCGGCGTAGTGGCTTGAGAGTCTTTTGACATGAGGCAAATTATAAGGCAACTTTTCTTCCCACTCACATTCGCTATTTAGGAAGATGTACTAACACTCAATTTCCGTCTACTTTGAGAAAGATGAGTTCTTGAAATCGTTATGATCAATCCTTTTCCTAATCCAATGCCTCAGCCACCTTTCCCCACGCCAGAGCCAACCCCGGTGCCTGATCCAGTGCCGGCACCCATTCCGCAGCCGGTGCCAACTCCCATTCCGCAGCCGGTGCCGGCACCCATTCCACAGCCCATTCCCGAACCCGTATAAACTGGGTTTTAGTTGCTGATTTTCTAACCCTCAAACACAGATGCTAAGAGCCGGTATTGTCGGACTTCCCAACGTAGGCAAATCTACCTTATTTAATGCTGTAGTGGCCAATGCCAAGGCGCAAGCCGCTAATTTTCCTTTCTGCACAATTGAACCGAATGTAGGCGTTGTGGCGGTGCCAGATGAGCGGTTGCAAATGCTGACTAAACTCTCGTCATCCGAGCAAACGGTGCCAACGCGGATGGAATTTGTGGATATTGCCGGCTTGGTGAAGGGCGCAAGCCAGGGCGAAGGATTGGGCAACCAGTTTTTATCCCACATCCGAGAAGTGAGTGCCATTATTCATGTCGTGCGATGTTTTGATGATGATGACATTATCCACGTTGCCGGCTCTGTAGATCCAGCACGAGATATTGACGTAATTAATCTAGAGCTTGCTTTGTCAGATCTAGCGCAGGTTGAGCGACGCATTGATCGCACTCGCAAGCAAGCTCGTACCAATAAAGAAGCGCAGATAGAATTAGGGGCACTGGAAAAATTAAGCGCCGCCCTGAATGAAGGCAAGCCGGCTCGTCAGGTGACTTTAAATGAAGAGGAAGCCGAGTTGGTGCAGCCACTTAATTTACTGACGAGCAAGCCGGTGATTTATGCAGCAAATGTCTCGGAAGAGGACTTAGCGACGGGCAATGAATGGGTAGAAAAAGTGCGAGCAATCGCGACAGAAGATAATGCCCAAGTTGTTGTTGTTTCTGCCCAAGTCGAGTCAGAACTTGTTGAGTTAGCAGAAGAAGAACGCGCTGATTTTCTGCAATCTCTAGGTGTTGAAGAAGGCGGCTTAAAGTCTCTGATTCGGGCAACTTATCAACTCTTGGGTTTACGCACTTTCCTGACAACCGGCCCGAAAGAAACTCGCGCTTGGACGATTACCGCAGGAATGCTAGCGCCTCAAGCGGCGGGAGTTATTCACTCGGATTTTGAGCGGGGGTTTATTCGGGCAGAAACGGTTGCTTATAATGATTTAGTAACCACCGGCTCAATGACTGCTGCGAAAGAAAAAGGCTTAGTTCGCAGCGAAGGGAAAGAGTATGTGGTGCAGGAAGGGGATGTGATGTTATTCCGGTTCAATGTATAGAAACACTAAACTCAAACTAGACTTGGGAGGTTAGGGTGGAAAACAAAGTAGACTGTGCTGTAGCTTGCGTGAATGGCTGCGTTCTAGGGGATGAATGCCCCAATAAAGAATATGCAGCAGCCACATCAGATTTTATCAGCAGCACTTCGCTGGATAAAATGCTGGAGATTGCTGAAGCAGCGCGAATGAAAAAAATGTCAGCACCCCCACAATGGGTTTATCCCGATTTTCCTGAATAGGAGCGGCGTGCTTAAGAAAAGATGAAATAATCTATCTTCTGATAGATGTCATAAAATTGCTGACGCTTTCTTGATTTTTATTTAAGAAAGCGTCTTTTGTTTTGGGTATCGGCACAAATTAGGGCTGGAAAACTGCACATAGGTTTCTTCGGTGCGAGCAGCGTAATACTTGAGCCGAATTGTATCTCGCGCTTAATCTAAAAGCTTTTTTGGGCGCGATTCCATCAGCATTTGAGCTAAAAATACATCATTTGTTTAGCCTACGATAGGGAAAGTTTCTGCATATCCAGCCGATTTAGGGTAATATGCGGAAACTTTTTAGTCTAAAAAGAATATTATGCCGCTTAGCCCTTGGCAGTGGCATAATCGGAAGCTAAACTGTTGGTGATCAAATTTAAACTGGCGCAAGGTTATCAAGGGGACGTAATTTCGGGGTAATTATGGGGCGCTCATCGTCCTAGAGAAAAATTTCATAGTATAAACAGTGCAAAGCTAAATAAACATAGAACGCAAATGCTTGAAGAATTTGTCAGTTTAGGGAAGTGGTGGCTTCCTAATAATCCAGAAGTAGTAGTTCCTGGAAAACTAAGTTTTTCACCTGTAAGTGGAGCAAAATTAGAATTGATTGGCTCGTTTTATAGTTCACAGTTTGAAGAGATAGGTCAAGTAGAAGGCATTGAGCTACCAAGTGATTTTGTTTCCATTGAAGAGAATTTCAATCTAACCTCACGGGTAAGAATTGACTTTATTAAGCCTGAAGAAATTATTATTCTAGGGTTACTTGATAACAATGAGGAAATTACCCTATATAGATGCTCTGGGCGAATGAAAAGCTTTGAATTTGTAAAAAACAGACCAAATCTTTTATTCAATATTGCGTGTATTTTCAGAAAAATTCATTTTCAAGATGAACAAAATATAAAATTAAAATCTATTTCCGTCCAATACTCTCACCTAGAGCAGTGGATTGGTAAATCTGGTATACAGGCTGTCATTTTAGAAGAGGAAAATAAAATATGGATAAGTTATCAGCCACCGTCAAATATTCACTTGACGAAGATTGGCAGTTTAGATTTAAATATTACTTTTTCTCCAATAAATGTTAATCCATTTGATTTTTATTTGGGCGCAACCTATTACAAGGCAAATATTGAGCAAAAAACGTATCTAACTATACAAAATCCTGGGAATCAACCCTTAGATGAGTGTATTAATTTATTGATAAGCTTTCGTGACTTATTAAGCTTTGCCATGACAAAACCAACTTCAGTAATCTCTGTTACTGGAAAAACAGATGTTATTCAGACAAAGCCTATAGAGCAAGCCAATGGAAGTATTACATTAAAAGAAGAGTTACGGGAAACTCAAGTCATCATAATGTTTGGCTTATGGAATTCTGAGAAGAATTCTGAGACGAAGCTATCCCCCAATGAGATGCTGTTTCTATTTAGTGATGTAGAAAACAGTTTGGGCGAGGTTTTTGAGACGTGGATTAAGAAAAGGGAGACGTATGAATCTGTTTTTGACTTGTTAATGACTACAATGTATACTCCCAGTCTTTACTTACATTATGGGCTTATAAATATAATTCAAGCTTTAGAAGCTTATCACACAAGCAAATATGAAGGTATATATCAAGACAAGAAGGTTTATGAAAAGGGACTTTATAAGAAATTTCTAGAGGTATTGAAAGATTTTCCAAGTGAAAGCGTTGATAACGAAAATGGAATTAGCGATGAGTTTAGGAATGCTCTGAAAGGAAAACTGAAATCTCAAACGCGGTTTACTTTGGAAACCCGACTAAAAGAAATTCTAAGTGAGATTTTCTGTTTATTACCACCTAATTTTATAGGAAGCCTAGAAGCTAGAGGATTGTTTGCTCGTAAAGCCTCTGAAACTCGCAATGCGCTAACACATCATGACAAGGAAAAACGAAAGAAAGCAGGAAAAGGTCAAGAGTTAGTCCAACTTTTTCATACTTTAACCGTGATTCTACAAATCTGTTTGCTAAGAGAACTAAACATCCCTGATGACTCTATCAAAATTCTTGTGGAGAGAAACAGAGTGTATCAAAAGGAGTGGCGGCCATCCTCAAATTGATTAACCATATTGCTGGATTCAACTTGGTATATTAGTCTTCGCCGCTTAAATCTGCACACAAGATTGCATCGGTAGACTTTGGGTAGACTTCAGACAGATATTTCCTCGGCTCCACATTTAGGCTTAACAATTTATTTAAATCCTGTTATCAATCTACCTAATTTAAGCGCTTGCCTAAGCCAAAAATGTTTCCTTTGGGAGAGTGAAGCGCTTTCAAAAGCTTGATATCGTATCGGCAAAGAGGATTTACATCGTTCGCAAGAGCGTTAGTTGTTGTGTTTGCTTAATTCACTCTAGTGATTTGTGTTGGATAGGTGTCCGGAAGCAACTAAACATTAAAAATGAAGGGAAGAGAGCGCTAATTTTTAATTTTTTGCTGGAAGGAACCAACGAAGCTCAAATCAAACAGATAGCAAATGCAATCATTACTAAACAGTTTGCCGATGTAACCGCTCGTTTTGATAACAGGAGGAGAGAAACATGAGTTTGGGTTTACCTAAATGCGGCATTGGGGCATTTTCCAGCCGGCAAGAAGTAGAATCGGCTCTCACCGAGTTGAAAAATTCTGATTACCCGATGGATAAAGTGTCTGTTGTAGTGCGTGATTGCAATCCAGAGGATGAACTCACCCGTTCTGAGAGTGAATTCGTTCGTGATAAAACCGTCGGGGGTCTGGCAAAAGGTGCCCTCACCGTCGGCGCTTTGGGCAGTCTCGGTGGCTTATTAGTGGGACTGAGTACCCTAGCGATTCCTGGCTTGGGTGCAGTCGCAGTTGCCGGCTCTAAAGTCGCCCTAGGCGGTTTGTTTGCCGGCGGCTATTATGGCACAGCAGCCGGTGGCATTATCGGCGCAGCAATTGGCAACGGCATCTCAAAAGAGCAAGCCAGAATTTATGACGAACATTTGGCTAAAGGTGATTATTTAGTCATCCTAAATGGCAATGAAGACGAACTCACGCATGCTGAATCGATTCTGAATAATCAAGGGATTCAGCAGTGGGAAACTTACACAACAACCTAAATAGATAAAGGAAGTTTGTAAGGTAAAAAACACTGCTAAATCCTTACCCAAATTGTTCTTAATTCATGGGCTTAAACATGGCAAAGTTTGGATATCACGCTTCTCACGAACAGTTT
This genomic window contains:
- a CDS encoding aminotransferase class I/II-fold pyridoxal phosphate-dependent enzyme; its protein translation is MSKDSQATTPLLSALQTCAGKPDAPFYAPGHKRGQGTPQRLTDLLGLPVFQADLPELPELDNLFAPEGVIAEAQQLATAAFGAAQTWFLVNGSTAGIIASILATCGVGDKIILPRNAHRSAISGLILSGAIPIFVNPEYDPAWDLAHSITPASVADALAAHPDAKAVMMLYPTYQGVCGDLPAIAELAHQHGIPLLVDEAHGPHFAFHPDLPSSALSAGADLTVQSIHKVLAAMTQASMLHVQGNRINRHRLAQALQLVQSTSPSYLLLASLDAARQQMATEGKPLLTQTLQLAQEARVRIAQISGLSVLEAPAANQAGFLALDPTRLTVSVAGLGITGYQADEILHQQLGVTAELPSLRQLTFIISMGNTAADIERLVQAFTTLPDYATENKATLSPTLSLSALSTQHSALSPRDAFFAQTETLPVEQTCSRISAESVCPYPPGIPVLIAGEIITATALDYLQQVQRHGGTITGCSDPNLKTLKVVRE
- the ychF gene encoding redox-regulated ATPase YchF — translated: MLRAGIVGLPNVGKSTLFNAVVANAKAQAANFPFCTIEPNVGVVAVPDERLQMLTKLSSSEQTVPTRMEFVDIAGLVKGASQGEGLGNQFLSHIREVSAIIHVVRCFDDDDIIHVAGSVDPARDIDVINLELALSDLAQVERRIDRTRKQARTNKEAQIELGALEKLSAALNEGKPARQVTLNEEEAELVQPLNLLTSKPVIYAANVSEEDLATGNEWVEKVRAIATEDNAQVVVVSAQVESELVELAEEERADFLQSLGVEEGGLKSLIRATYQLLGLRTFLTTGPKETRAWTITAGMLAPQAAGVIHSDFERGFIRAETVAYNDLVTTGSMTAAKEKGLVRSEGKEYVVQEGDVMLFRFNV
- a CDS encoding HEPN domain-containing protein yields the protein MLEEFVSLGKWWLPNNPEVVVPGKLSFSPVSGAKLELIGSFYSSQFEEIGQVEGIELPSDFVSIEENFNLTSRVRIDFIKPEEIIILGLLDNNEEITLYRCSGRMKSFEFVKNRPNLLFNIACIFRKIHFQDEQNIKLKSISVQYSHLEQWIGKSGIQAVILEEENKIWISYQPPSNIHLTKIGSLDLNITFSPINVNPFDFYLGATYYKANIEQKTYLTIQNPGNQPLDECINLLISFRDLLSFAMTKPTSVISVTGKTDVIQTKPIEQANGSITLKEELRETQVIIMFGLWNSEKNSETKLSPNEMLFLFSDVENSLGEVFETWIKKRETYESVFDLLMTTMYTPSLYLHYGLINIIQALEAYHTSKYEGIYQDKKVYEKGLYKKFLEVLKDFPSESVDNENGISDEFRNALKGKLKSQTRFTLETRLKEILSEIFCLLPPNFIGSLEARGLFARKASETRNALTHHDKEKRKKAGKGQELVQLFHTLTVILQICLLRELNIPDDSIKILVERNRVYQKEWRPSSN